The sequence below is a genomic window from Nitrososphaerota archaeon.
AGTTTTAGCAGTCTTTAAAAATATAAATCTATGGCTGGATAATCCAGCCAGCTGTGTCTGTTAAAGCAATCTTAATTATTGCAATTGGAATTATAGTTCTTGCTTCAATTGCAGGTCTAGTTTATCTACAAAATCCACTTCAGCAACGGAAAGAAGAATCATCGTTTCCGTTGAGCATAATTGACGATTTAGGGAGAAACGTAACGATTAGGGTCAAACCGAGTAGGATAGTTTCACTGATACCTAGTGCGAGTGAACTTGTCTACGCCGTTGGTGCAGGCAATCTACTTGTTGGGATAGATCAATTCAGCGCCTATCCAGATGAGCTCGTCCAGCGGGTAAAATCGGGGAACTTGACAGTCGTAGGTTCTGGTCAGAATCCAGATCTAGATAAGATAGTTTCTCTCGATCCACATGTCATCTTGATCAACGGCCCCAGCCACTTCAGTGCCAAGGGAGTGCAGAGATTGTCAGAGCTGGGGTACACTATTATCAGTCTGAACGCGCAGAACATTTCTGCAGTCTTTCAAAATATTGAGCTAGTGGGTAAGATTACTGGAAACTCTGAGCAGGCGTCAAGATTAACTGCCAACTTAGAAGAAAGAATCATGAAGGTCGAGTCTGCAGTTAAGAATGCTCCAAAGGTCAGGGTTTATGCAGAGAACTGGAGTGACCCACTCTTCAGTGTTGGCCCAGGATCCATACAGGAGGAACTAATCATCAAGGCAGGAGGGATTAATGTATTTTCTGATCTGCCGAAGAAATCTGCTCAGGTTACCCCCGAGGCTGTAATTGCCAAGAACCCTCAAGTTATAGTCCTATTCCACAGACTCACAAAATTGGACGAAGTGAAGACCAGGCCGGGATGGAATGTTATTGAGGCTGTAAAGAGCAATAGAGTACACTACATCTCTGAAGAAGAGAACTTGGCTCCTTATGGAGCGCCTGGACCGCGAATTGTGGATGGGTTGGAGAAGATTGCCGCGCTTATTCACCCAGAACTCAGGTTTCAAAACAAAAATGCAAATGTGCTGATTATGCTTAGGGCCAATTGAGGGTTTTGGGCGAGCAACTCAGGGAAAGCTATTCCAGGCGTATCATAGGCTGGAAGAAGACGTTAATAATCTTAGCAGTAATTCTTGCTTGCACAGCGATTGCCAGTTTGAACATTGGTTTCTCCAGAATACCCTTCCAGAAAATCATAGCAGTATTTTTGCAAGTTCTTCCCAACTCAAGTCAGTTTCTTCCTGAACCGTCTCCCGCTGAGACTGTAATCTTGCTACAGGTTAGACTACCAAGGATACTTGCAGGTATTTTGGTAGGGATTGCGTTATCAGCTGGAGGCGTAGTATTTCAGGCTATATTCAGGAATCCTATGGCAGATCCTTACGTGCTAGGAGTTTCTTCAGGCGCTGCTCTTGGAGGGGTAGTCGCTATCGCTTTTGGCTTTGGAGCTATTCTGTTCGGTGCCTTTGTAGTACCCGCGATGGCATTTTCTGGAGCGGCCCTTGCATCGATTGCTGTATACAGATTGGCTAGGACTAGAGGGGCGACGCCTGCTATGGCACTGTTATTATCAGGTGTAGCTATTAGCGTTGTTTTGTCGTCCTTGGTTACCCTGACACTTTTTCTTGCAAATCCTTACAATCAGCTGCAGGCAATAGTATTCTGGCTAATCGGGAGCCTTGCTTCCATGTCTTGGGCAGAGGTAATTGTGACCGCTCCACTAATACTGATACCAGCGATACTGCTAAACTTCTTTGCAAGAGATCTTAACATTATGCTTCTTGGTGAGGAGGAGGCTGTACATCTGGGAGTCAGCCCTGAATCCCTTAAGAAAGTGGTTCTGCTTCTCACGTCGTTGGGAGTTGCTTCTGCTGTGGCTATAAGCGGCATCATCGGGTTCGTAGGTCTGATCGTCCCGCACATTATGCGGCTCGTTGTTGGCCCTGATCATAGAATATTGTTACCTGCATCAATGCTTACAGGAGCGATATATCTGGTAACTTTTGATGCTGTCAGCAGAGTAATTTACCTTCCATCAGAACTGCCAGTCGGTGTAGTAACTGCACTTGTTGGGGGACCATTTTTCCTGTACCTCCTGCAGAGGAAAAAGGGAAGCTATAGAATTTAGCGTGTTGAGCAATGGGCGTAATAATTGTTAACGATGTTGACTGCTACTATGATTCCTCTAAGGTGCTTGAGAATGTCAGGTTGGATATAAAGAGAGGAGACTTTGTAGGCATTATAGGTCCAAACGGGTCGGGGAAGACTACACTACTTAGAGCCATAGGCGGAGTGCTAAGCCCAAGAAAAGGTACAGTTTATGTTGAAAACGACGATGTCAGTAAGATTAGCAAATTGAAACTTGCCAAGAAGATGGCTGCGGTTCCCCAGGACACGAACGTCTTATTCGACTTTACTGCCTTTGATATGGTAATGATGGGAAGGAACCCACATGTTGACAGGTTAAGGTTCGAAAGCGAGAAGGATGTCCAGATAGTCAAGAGAGCCATGGAACTTACAGATTCTTTGCAGTTTGCAGACCGTCCTATAAGGCATTTGAGCGCAGGGGAACGACAGAGGGTCGCTATTGCAAGAGCCTTGGCGCAGGAACCGGAAATAATAATGCTTGACGAACCTACTAGCCACCTTGACATTAGTTTTCAATTAGAAACTATGGAGCTCCTGCTCGAACTCTCGGAGAGAGAGAAACTTACTGTGATATCAGTATTCCATGATCTAAACCTTGCAGCAGCGTACTGCAAGAAGCTTTTGTTGCTGAAAGAAGGGAGAGTCATAGCATATGGCAATGGTTCGGATGTATTGAAGTCTGAAATCATCAGAGATGCTTACGGCGTTGATGTTGAAATAAGGAACCATCCCCTTACTGGCTCACCGTATGTCGTCCCGCTTTCCAGAGCATTTCACAAAGGCAGCAAAAAGAACCTGAAGGTACATGTAATATGTGGTGGAGGAACGGGCTCAGCATTGTTCAGACTACTTTCTAAAGAGGGCTACGATGTTAGTGCTGGGGTATTGAGCTGGCCCGATTTTGATTATGAGTATGCCAGCGCTCTTGGGATTGATATTGTAGGGGAAGCGCCATTCTGCCCAGTAGGAGAGCAGTCTCACAAAGAGAACCTTGCTAGGATTAGGGATGCTGATGCCGTGATACTTACCGATATGCCTGTAAGCACTGGGAACATAAAGAACCTCGAAGCCTTCAAGGTAGCTGTTTCTGAAGGCAAGTTTGCCATTAGTGTTAGTGAAACATCACCAGAAAAAAGAGATTTTGCTGGAGGTAGAGCAGTCCAACTACTAAATGAAATTTACAGTACGAATGTCATACTCGTTCCAGATGT
It includes:
- a CDS encoding iron chelate uptake ABC transporter family permease subunit — its product is MRVLGEQLRESYSRRIIGWKKTLIILAVILACTAIASLNIGFSRIPFQKIIAVFLQVLPNSSQFLPEPSPAETVILLQVRLPRILAGILVGIALSAGGVVFQAIFRNPMADPYVLGVSSGAALGGVVAIAFGFGAILFGAFVVPAMAFSGAALASIAVYRLARTRGATPAMALLLSGVAISVVLSSLVTLTLFLANPYNQLQAIVFWLIGSLASMSWAEVIVTAPLILIPAILLNFFARDLNIMLLGEEEAVHLGVSPESLKKVVLLLTSLGVASAVAISGIIGFVGLIVPHIMRLVVGPDHRILLPASMLTGAIYLVTFDAVSRVIYLPSELPVGVVTALVGGPFFLYLLQRKKGSYRI
- a CDS encoding ABC transporter ATP-binding protein, whose amino-acid sequence is MGVIIVNDVDCYYDSSKVLENVRLDIKRGDFVGIIGPNGSGKTTLLRAIGGVLSPRKGTVYVENDDVSKISKLKLAKKMAAVPQDTNVLFDFTAFDMVMMGRNPHVDRLRFESEKDVQIVKRAMELTDSLQFADRPIRHLSAGERQRVAIARALAQEPEIIMLDEPTSHLDISFQLETMELLLELSEREKLTVISVFHDLNLAAAYCKKLLLLKEGRVIAYGNGSDVLKSEIIRDAYGVDVEIRNHPLTGSPYVVPLSRAFHKGSKKNLKVHVICGGGTGSALFRLLSKEGYDVSAGVLSWPDFDYEYASALGIDIVGEAPFCPVGEQSHKENLARIRDADAVILTDMPVSTGNIKNLEAFKVAVSEGKFAISVSETSPEKRDFAGGRAVQLLNEIYSTNVILVPDVRSTIKALLNK